A single region of the Kocuria rosea genome encodes:
- a CDS encoding acetyl-CoA carboxylase: MTEIQSPLPGVFYRRPSPDKDPFVRDGDPVEAGQVIGLIEVMKQFSEVQSDAAGTIQAFEVEDGDMVNPGDVIAVVAES; the protein is encoded by the coding sequence ATGACCGAGATCCAGTCCCCGCTCCCCGGTGTCTTCTACCGCCGCCCCTCACCCGACAAGGACCCGTTCGTCCGGGACGGCGACCCGGTCGAGGCCGGCCAGGTCATCGGTCTCATCGAGGTGATGAAGCAGTTCTCGGAGGTCCAGTCGGACGCCGCCGGCACGATCCAGGCCTTCGAGGTGGAGGACGGCGACATGGTCAACCCGGGGGACGTCATCGCCGTCGTCGCGGAGAGCTGA
- a CDS encoding acetyl-CoA carboxylase biotin carboxylase subunit, whose amino-acid sequence MPISTLLVANRGEIAVRILRSAQQMGLRTVLAVSEVDQDSMAAELAGAVAVVGPAPAQKSYLNAEALVAAALEHGCDAVHPGYGFLSENAAFARRVQEAGLTWVGPAPDVIDLMGHKTRALEAAIAAGVPVLAGSNGPLEGDDDAVLALAREVGYPLVIKASAGGGGRGIRLVRAEEDLLRTVDTARSEAGASFGDPTVYLERFVERARHVEVQVLGDGQTFLHLGDRDCSLQRRSQKIVEEAPAPDLPDEVRERIRDSAVNLARLCSYTGVGTVEYLYDPVRHEAAFIEMNTRLQVEHPVTEFVTGVDLVAEQLTIASTGRTELRQEDISFAGHSVECRINAEDPEKGFMPSPGTINRLDWPEGSEYRVDSGVRNGDTVAPYYDSLLAKLIVHAEDRETAVQRMGAALVATHVEGIRTTVPLLRRLVLDPEFAAVAHHTTWIETELLTGRAGGAPSDEPGDEPGDIPSEGSAP is encoded by the coding sequence GTGCCGATCTCCACGCTCCTGGTGGCCAACCGGGGCGAGATCGCGGTCCGGATCCTGCGCTCGGCGCAGCAGATGGGCCTGCGCACCGTGCTGGCCGTGAGCGAGGTGGACCAGGACTCCATGGCGGCGGAGCTCGCCGGCGCCGTGGCCGTGGTGGGCCCCGCCCCGGCCCAGAAGTCCTACCTGAACGCGGAGGCGCTCGTGGCCGCGGCCCTGGAGCACGGGTGCGACGCCGTGCACCCCGGCTACGGCTTCCTCTCCGAGAACGCCGCGTTCGCCCGGCGCGTCCAGGAAGCGGGGCTGACGTGGGTGGGCCCCGCCCCCGACGTCATCGACCTCATGGGCCACAAGACCCGGGCCCTGGAGGCCGCGATCGCCGCCGGGGTGCCCGTCCTCGCCGGGTCCAACGGGCCCCTGGAGGGCGACGACGACGCCGTCCTGGCGCTGGCCCGGGAGGTCGGCTACCCGCTCGTCATCAAGGCCTCGGCCGGTGGCGGCGGGCGCGGCATCCGCCTGGTCCGCGCCGAGGAGGACCTCCTGCGGACCGTCGACACCGCCCGGTCCGAGGCCGGGGCGAGCTTCGGGGACCCCACCGTGTACCTGGAGCGGTTCGTGGAGCGGGCCCGGCACGTGGAGGTCCAGGTCCTCGGCGACGGGCAGACCTTCCTGCACCTGGGCGACCGAGACTGCTCCCTGCAGCGCCGCTCCCAGAAGATCGTGGAGGAGGCCCCCGCCCCGGACCTGCCGGACGAGGTCCGCGAGCGCATCCGGGACTCCGCCGTGAACCTGGCCCGGCTGTGCTCCTACACCGGGGTGGGCACGGTCGAGTACCTCTACGACCCCGTCCGGCACGAGGCGGCGTTCATCGAGATGAACACCCGCCTGCAGGTGGAGCACCCGGTCACGGAGTTCGTCACGGGCGTGGACCTGGTCGCCGAGCAGCTCACGATCGCCTCGACCGGGCGCACGGAGCTGCGGCAGGAGGACATCTCCTTCGCCGGGCACTCCGTGGAGTGCCGGATCAACGCCGAGGACCCGGAGAAGGGGTTCATGCCGAGCCCGGGCACGATCAACCGCCTCGACTGGCCGGAGGGGTCCGAGTACCGCGTGGACTCCGGCGTGCGCAACGGCGACACCGTGGCCCCGTACTACGACTCGCTGCTGGCCAAGCTGATCGTGCACGCCGAGGACCGGGAGACGGCCGTGCAGCGGATGGGCGCGGCCCTTGTCGCCACGCACGTGGAGGGGATCAGGACCACGGTGCCGCTGCTGCGGCGGCTCGTGCTGGACCCGGAGTTCGCGGCCGTGGCGCACCACACCAC